A single Vigna radiata var. radiata cultivar VC1973A chromosome 8, Vradiata_ver6, whole genome shotgun sequence DNA region contains:
- the LOC106770867 gene encoding 60S ribosomal protein L24: MVLKTELCRFSGAKIYPGKGIRFVRGDSQVFLFANSKCKRYFHNRLKPSKLTWTAMYRKQHKKDIAQEAVKKRRRATKKPYSRSIVGATLEVIQKKRTEKPEVRDAAREAALREIKERVKKTKDEKKAKKAEVQAKLQKSQGKGAVSKGAAPKGPKLGGGGGKR, from the exons ATGGTTCTCAA GACCGAACTTTGCCGTTTCAGTGGTGCAAAGATCTACCCTGGGAAAGGCATAAGATTTGTGCGTGGTGATTCTCAG GTATTCCTCTTTGCGAACTCCAAATGCAAGAGGTATTTCCACAACCGATTGAAGCCTTCAAAGCTCACCTGGACTGCCATGTACAGGAAACAGCATAAGAAG GATATTGCCCAAGAAGCTGTGAAAAAGAGGCGTAGGGCCACAAAGAAACCTTACTCAAGGTCCATTGTTGGTGCTACACTGGAAGTTATTCAGAAAAAAAGAACAGAGAAACCAGAAGTTCGCGATGCTGCTAGAGAAGCTGCTCTGcg TGAAATCAAAGAAAGGGTAAAGAAAACAAAGGACGAGAAGAAGGCAAAGAAAGCTGAAGTTCAGGCAAAGTTACAAAAATCCCAAGGCAAAGGTGCTGTCAGCAAGGGTGCTGCACCCAAAGGACCCAAGCTTGGTGGTGGGGGTGGCAAGCGCTGA
- the LOC106770262 gene encoding protein ALP1-like — translation MEEELDFSYLDGEDIDDDVVGVNFNIISVIRRHLEITTAMXAVTMLCIVAHALSILEINSSDSSSVSISLPERDRRREKLMSYLVHTNRCRDIIRMGPEAFINLCERVRSTGLVKDAIRSTVEQQVAQFLHIIGHNVKNRSVAFFFHRSGSTVSRHFHNMLDAVINLEYEFLIQPTGNEVQPYVLNNNRFYPYFKDCLGAIDGTHVRVKVARSDAPRFRGRKDWPTQNVFAACDFDMKFTYVLAGWEGTASDSRILKNALDRDDPLVIPQGKYYLGDAGFMLKSTVLTPYRGVRYHLKEYTRRGPQNARELFNHRHSSLRNVIERSFGVLKKRFPIIGSGTEPHYDLETMTKIILACCILHNFLRTVDNEDSLLEEVDNELNERQKHNVSSSQLREEDHRMGSNIRDAIADQMWRDYQNS, via the exons atggaagaagaattagatttCTCGTATTTGGACGGTGAAGATATAGATGATGATGTGGTTGGCGTAAACTTCAATATTATCTCGGTTATTCGAAGACACTTAGAAATAACCACTGCAATGGNTGCGGTAACAATGTTATGCATTGTTGCACACGCGTTGAGTATCTTGGAAATTAACTCGAGTGATTCCAGTAGTGTAAGCATTTCCCTACCGGAAAGAGATCGTCGTAGAGAGAAATTAATGTCATATCTTGTGCACACTAATCGGTGTCGCGACATTATTAGGATGGGTCCNGAGGCATTTATAAATCTTTGTGAAAGAGTAAGATCAACTGGTTTGGTTAAGGACGCCATTCGGTCGACAGTGGAGCAACAAGTGgctcaatttcttcatataattggCCATAATGTTAAGAATCGAAGTGtcgcatttttctttcatcgcTCGGGTTCGACGGTTAGCAGACACTTTCATAATATGTTGGATGCAGTTATAAATTTGGAATATGAATTCCTAATTCAACCCACAGGAAATGAGGTTCAACCATATGTCTTGAACAACAATCGGTTTTACCCGTACTTTAAG GATTGTTTAGGGGCCATAGACGGTACTCATGTTCGTGTAAAGGTGGCAAGATCTGATGCTCCGAGATttcgaggaagaaaagattggcCAACTCAAAATGTGTTCGCCGCNTGtgattttgacatgaaattCACATACGTTCTTGCTGGGTGGGAAGGGACTGCATCAGAttcaagaattttgaaaaatgctTTAGATCGAGATGATCCGTTGGTTATCCCCCAAG GAAAATACTACCTGGGTGATGCTGGATTTATGTTGAAAAGCACGGTTTTGACACCATATAGAGGNGTCAGATATCACCTTAAGGAATATACACGCAGAGGACCACAAAATGCGCGCGAGTTGTTTAATCATCGACATTCATCGTTGAGAAATGTAATTGAAAGAAGTTTTGGTGTGTTGAAAAAACGATTCCCTATCATTGGAAGTGGCACTGAACCACACTATGATTTGGAGACTATGACAAAGATTATCTTAGCATGTTGCATCTTGCACAACTTCCTTCGTACCGTGGATAATGAGGACTCATTACTTGAAGAAGTTGATAATGAGTTGAATGAAAGACAAAAGCATAATGTGTCATCGTCTCAACTTAGGGAAGAGGATCATAGGATGGGTAGTAATATTAGGGATGCCATAGCAGATCAAATGTGGCGAGATTATCAGAACTCTTAG